One region of Beijerinckia indica subsp. indica ATCC 9039 genomic DNA includes:
- a CDS encoding polysaccharide biosynthesis tyrosine autokinase has translation MLKSVETYRLREQTDISGESARENWNFAHIKAIIERQWKWICGWVVAGLVVAALYQLVAPPIYTATTDILTDAPRVSAVSDAYDVTRSASGADTGYTDSQVQILKSERVVLAVIDALNLEKEPSFLPTWIPVITPVVGFVKSTARGIGHLFGMKSDPKDAEYELRRQIVQTLINNVSVQRLGRTFVIEVKFTWRDPVLAAKIANTFAEQYLKDQLKAKYAAAETAGTWLQAHIAELRVKANAADLEVQKFRADHNLQTINGMLVNEDQLSKASAQLADARQKVADAESKKTRIDAILASGDVRSAVTESLSSKVIDALRLKLADASQREQYISQKWGANHASAQNARAEIKNYEALLFEELRHIGETYKSDYEIAKDHLDAINKNVNELMLQASANNEVMVHLRELTSEADTLKELYRVNLERYQQTMQQESFPGSTARIIGDAAKPIAVARSPFLVLGLGLIGGLFLGCGTALARDALDRRFWTEAQVTSELGLDVLGVLPILPAEKVAAPAQPGRAGELGALPTRMKFTLDQSFSMASETMRAVKVAVDISLTGKRPKIIGVISSVSGEGKTIVSKNLATLIASHGIKTILIDGDLHRSRLTLALSPTAQVGLTQLLRGVSSLKEVMLVENDSGLVFLPGPAGQQLAHPSHLLASEAMGTVLEYLGREGYEYIIVDLPPLDPVVDVRAAAEMFDAFVMVVEWGKTTKVQAKAALTKNYTVMRKCIGVVLNKVDLKMMRSFSGMQYTESYYGGDLEEESASRRRRGSIYPGGLRRWVR, from the coding sequence ATGTTGAAATCTGTTGAGACATACCGTCTGCGGGAACAAACCGATATATCCGGGGAATCCGCTCGGGAAAATTGGAATTTCGCGCATATCAAGGCCATTATAGAACGCCAATGGAAATGGATCTGCGGTTGGGTCGTCGCGGGGCTTGTCGTTGCCGCTCTCTATCAGCTCGTGGCACCACCCATCTATACGGCGACCACGGACATTCTCACGGATGCCCCGCGTGTCTCAGCGGTATCCGATGCTTATGATGTGACGCGTTCAGCGTCCGGCGCCGATACGGGCTATACGGACAGTCAGGTTCAAATCCTCAAATCTGAACGCGTGGTCTTGGCCGTCATCGATGCGCTCAATCTCGAGAAAGAGCCGTCATTCCTCCCCACATGGATTCCCGTTATTACCCCGGTCGTGGGCTTTGTGAAATCCACCGCGCGGGGGATCGGACATTTATTCGGCATGAAATCAGATCCAAAAGATGCCGAATATGAATTGAGACGCCAAATCGTTCAGACTCTTATCAATAATGTATCCGTACAAAGGCTGGGCAGGACCTTCGTCATTGAAGTCAAGTTCACTTGGCGGGACCCGGTGCTTGCCGCGAAAATAGCGAATACATTCGCCGAACAATATCTCAAGGATCAGCTGAAGGCCAAATATGCCGCGGCGGAAACGGCCGGAACCTGGCTGCAAGCCCATATCGCGGAGCTGAGAGTGAAGGCGAATGCGGCCGATCTCGAAGTCCAGAAGTTCCGCGCGGACCATAATCTGCAAACCATCAACGGGATGCTGGTCAACGAGGATCAGCTTTCGAAGGCGAGTGCCCAGCTTGCCGATGCCCGTCAGAAGGTGGCCGACGCCGAGTCCAAGAAAACCAGAATTGATGCCATTCTCGCCTCCGGTGACGTCAGATCAGCCGTGACGGAGTCGCTTTCCAGCAAAGTCATCGACGCTTTGCGGTTGAAGCTCGCAGATGCTTCGCAAAGAGAGCAATATATTTCACAGAAATGGGGCGCGAACCATGCCTCCGCGCAAAATGCGCGCGCGGAGATCAAAAACTATGAAGCTCTTCTGTTCGAGGAACTGCGCCATATCGGTGAAACCTACAAGAGCGATTATGAGATCGCGAAGGACCATCTCGACGCGATCAACAAGAACGTCAACGAATTGATGCTTCAGGCTTCGGCAAATAACGAGGTCATGGTGCACTTGCGTGAGCTGACGAGCGAGGCCGATACTCTTAAAGAATTGTATCGTGTCAATCTGGAACGCTATCAGCAAACAATGCAGCAGGAATCCTTCCCGGGCAGCACGGCGCGCATCATCGGAGACGCGGCCAAGCCGATCGCCGTGGCGAGGAGTCCGTTTCTCGTCCTGGGACTCGGTCTGATCGGCGGGCTTTTTCTCGGTTGTGGAACGGCCTTGGCACGGGATGCCCTCGATCGGAGATTCTGGACCGAAGCGCAGGTTACATCCGAACTCGGTCTCGATGTGCTGGGTGTATTGCCCATCTTGCCAGCTGAGAAAGTTGCCGCGCCGGCCCAACCTGGAAGAGCGGGCGAACTCGGCGCATTGCCTACGCGGATGAAATTTACCCTCGATCAATCCTTCTCGATGGCTTCCGAGACGATGCGAGCGGTTAAAGTTGCAGTCGATATTTCCTTGACTGGCAAGCGCCCCAAAATCATTGGCGTCATATCCTCGGTCTCTGGCGAGGGTAAGACCATCGTCTCCAAAAACCTCGCGACGCTGATTGCCAGTCATGGCATCAAAACCATCTTGATCGATGGCGACCTGCATCGTTCCCGGCTGACTCTAGCCTTGAGTCCGACCGCTCAAGTCGGTTTAACGCAACTTTTGCGAGGCGTGTCGTCGTTGAAAGAGGTCATGCTTGTCGAGAACGATTCCGGTCTTGTTTTCCTCCCCGGTCCGGCGGGACAGCAGTTGGCGCATCCGAGCCACTTGCTCGCATCGGAAGCCATGGGCACCGTCCTGGAATATCTCGGAAGAGAGGGGTACGAATATATCATCGTCGACTTGCCGCCTCTGGACCCTGTCGTTGACGTCCGCGCGGCTGCGGAAATGTTCGACGCCTTCGTGATGGTTGTAGAATGGGGAAAAACGACGAAAGTGCAGGCCAAGGCCGCATTGACGAAGAATTATACCGTCATGCGGAAATGCATTGGCGTCGTGCTCAATAAAGTCGACCTCAAAATGATGAGGTCTTTCAGTGGCATGCAATATACGGAAAGTTATTACGGTGGCGATCTGGAAGAGGAAAGTGCTTCCAGAAGGCGTAGAGGTTCGATCTACCCAGGCGGGTTGCGCAGGTGGGTTCGATAG
- a CDS encoding acyltransferase family protein: MKLNSGNSFSLATIEDNRRYYDGFYPGFLLLRHALAFLIIAVHTRGLVMGVKHANQFVGQTAPGVSSFSDFIATLFSSAAFRPLGFALVGAFFAVSGFLVSGSAIRTGSIRTFLAFRGLRIFPALVSEVTLCALLLGPLTTTVPLSDYFSDPQFRVYFLNILGIAHYTLPGVFENNPMPRIINGNLWTLAPEFYCYLIMAVVMMFGIQNKKRLFGLIIVVLTLGIFANELTGFLDLPTRAPLVSRFSVWFVVYMFFVGVVFYLFSHKIILNFYLFLACVLGYFSLMIIGGFDTISAWLLGYCAIYVGMIDTRWFDRLIRNSDYSYGLYLYGLPIGQLMALLLVVKFGVPQNNGTIILLLTLTIVFTIAFSAVSWTFVERPALKFKRILAAKRPVERQREDIAIEASSS, translated from the coding sequence ATGAAGCTGAATAGTGGAAACAGTTTTTCCCTCGCGACCATTGAAGACAATCGCCGATATTACGATGGGTTTTATCCTGGCTTTCTGCTTCTGAGGCATGCGCTGGCCTTTCTCATTATCGCAGTCCACACACGCGGACTCGTTATGGGCGTCAAACATGCCAACCAGTTTGTCGGACAGACGGCCCCTGGCGTCAGCAGCTTTTCCGATTTTATCGCAACCCTTTTTTCCTCCGCCGCCTTCCGGCCGCTTGGGTTCGCTTTGGTCGGCGCCTTTTTCGCGGTCAGCGGCTTCCTCGTATCGGGAAGTGCCATCCGCACGGGCAGTATTCGCACATTCCTCGCCTTTCGCGGCCTCAGGATTTTCCCCGCGCTGGTTTCCGAAGTGACGCTCTGCGCCTTGCTCCTCGGCCCTCTGACGACCACAGTTCCGCTGTCCGATTATTTCTCTGACCCTCAGTTCAGAGTCTATTTCCTGAACATACTCGGAATAGCGCATTATACCCTGCCGGGCGTCTTCGAGAATAATCCCATGCCGCGCATCATCAACGGCAATCTGTGGACACTCGCCCCTGAATTTTATTGTTATCTGATCATGGCCGTCGTGATGATGTTCGGCATTCAAAACAAGAAGCGGCTGTTCGGTCTGATCATCGTCGTCCTCACGCTGGGCATATTCGCAAACGAGCTAACTGGCTTTCTCGATCTCCCCACGCGCGCGCCATTGGTCTCACGCTTCAGCGTCTGGTTCGTCGTCTATATGTTCTTCGTCGGCGTCGTCTTCTATCTCTTTTCACACAAGATCATCCTCAATTTCTATCTGTTCCTGGCCTGTGTCCTCGGCTATTTCAGTCTGATGATCATCGGGGGCTTTGACACCATTTCCGCCTGGCTGCTTGGTTATTGCGCGATCTATGTCGGCATGATCGATACAAGGTGGTTCGATAGGCTGATCCGGAATTCCGATTATTCCTACGGACTCTATCTGTATGGTCTGCCCATTGGGCAATTGATGGCGCTTTTGCTCGTCGTCAAATTCGGCGTTCCGCAAAACAACGGCACGATTATCCTGCTTCTCACCCTCACGATCGTCTTTACGATTGCTTTCTCGGCCGTATCCTGGACATTTGTCGAGCGTCCCGCACTCAAGTTTAAACGCATTCTGGCGGCTAAACGGCCAGTCGAACGCCAACGTGAGGATATTGCGATAGAGGCCAGCAGCAGCTGA
- a CDS encoding ParB/RepB/Spo0J family partition protein yields the protein MNSAKSRFSSLAQAVKERTVESTPSPLDNKQSRLDGAGVHKPVTALGAVGEALRERVGRLETELAETSTANAGLVAELQRVKALSERVGDTAEEFRFLDVDTIVDRLPKDRLRGGCQGPEFEELLADIEANGQNDAITVRRSLEGTFEIAAGRRRLEACRLLKRSVLARVRDLNDQSMLGVQFSENERRADISALERARWFAEVRERLQIPAKNIAAQFGVDPSTFSLYLRLARFPGEILERLQEPRRLAVLPARRVMEAIESDSTALQRILGALDTYQQTVSRAETESDPAAQIDVLLQAADSRGGGREGSRSPVPERRSIVHQGRRIGTLTRNGGQWVFRFATSIPDSEVLLLAERLALPVSDPDGD from the coding sequence ATGAACAGCGCTAAATCCCGTTTCAGTAGCTTGGCTCAGGCCGTTAAAGAGCGCACGGTGGAATCAACACCAAGTCCCCTTGATAACAAGCAGAGCCGATTGGACGGGGCGGGTGTTCATAAACCCGTGACGGCCCTGGGTGCTGTAGGGGAGGCTCTTCGTGAGCGTGTCGGCCGCCTTGAAACGGAACTCGCTGAGACAAGTACGGCAAATGCGGGACTCGTCGCTGAACTCCAGCGCGTTAAAGCCTTGAGTGAGCGTGTTGGTGATACAGCGGAGGAATTCCGCTTTCTTGATGTAGACACTATCGTCGACCGCCTTCCAAAAGACCGGCTGCGCGGCGGCTGTCAAGGACCGGAATTCGAGGAACTACTCGCTGATATCGAAGCCAATGGACAGAACGATGCCATCACTGTGCGGCGTTCATTGGAGGGGACATTTGAAATTGCAGCGGGCCGGCGCCGTCTGGAGGCATGCCGCCTTCTTAAGCGCTCTGTACTCGCGCGCGTAAGGGATCTCAACGACCAATCCATGCTTGGCGTCCAATTTTCAGAAAATGAGAGACGCGCGGATATTTCGGCTCTCGAACGGGCGCGCTGGTTTGCGGAGGTGCGAGAGCGGCTCCAAATACCAGCAAAAAATATTGCGGCTCAGTTTGGTGTCGATCCCTCAACTTTCAGTCTCTATCTCAGGCTGGCTCGGTTTCCAGGTGAGATTCTCGAACGATTGCAAGAGCCACGGCGGCTTGCCGTCCTTCCCGCGCGCCGCGTTATGGAGGCGATTGAAAGCGATTCAACAGCCCTTCAACGTATTCTTGGCGCCCTTGATACTTATCAACAAACCGTCAGCCGGGCTGAAACCGAGAGCGACCCCGCAGCCCAGATCGACGTTCTGCTTCAGGCGGCCGATAGCAGGGGCGGTGGCCGCGAGGGCTCTCGATCCCCTGTCCCGGAGCGGCGGTCTATCGTCCACCAAGGGCGGCGAATTGGAACACTCACGCGGAATGGCGGGCAATGGGTCTTTCGATTTGCAACCTCGATCCCTGACAGTGAAGTCCTTCTGCTTGCCGAGAGATTAGCGCTTCCTGTCAGTGATCCTGATGGCGACTAA
- a CDS encoding nucleotide sugar dehydrogenase encodes MKIAIYGLGYVGLTAAGCLTKEGHWVLGVDVSEDKIRQIAEGTSPIKEPGLAELLQQAVTNNLIKCTSNPGNLINECDMAIVCVGTPSGPDGAHNMSYIAEVSRQIAHAVDPDRKDPLTVVFRSTIRPGTIEELILPIFRSVLDSKINAVELVYNPEFLREAVAINDFFNPPKIVIGTFDGKPCANMDKMNQNLKAPVFYTRYREAEFTKFVDNTFHAVKVSFANEIGRVCLQLGISAQKVHEIFVSDTKLNISPYYLRPGGPFGGSCLPKDVRALQYISSDAGAHTHLIDSLLRSNEAHKHYLFEYCLKGVPKDAHILMLGLAFKYDSDDLRESPKVDLARKILVSGYRLSIYDPALKPRDLIGQNLGYVYSQLPNLEKLLVSQSQIEQDRFAVVIDTNGSAKTLKLTYDKFIDINALA; translated from the coding sequence ATGAAAATAGCGATTTATGGACTTGGTTATGTAGGGCTCACGGCGGCGGGATGCCTCACCAAGGAAGGGCACTGGGTCCTTGGCGTCGACGTGAGTGAAGACAAAATCCGCCAGATCGCCGAAGGCACATCGCCCATAAAGGAACCCGGTCTCGCGGAGCTATTGCAGCAAGCTGTCACAAATAATCTCATCAAGTGCACCAGCAATCCTGGTAATCTCATCAATGAATGCGACATGGCGATCGTCTGCGTGGGCACGCCCAGCGGGCCCGACGGCGCTCATAATATGAGCTATATCGCGGAAGTCTCGCGCCAGATCGCCCACGCCGTCGATCCAGACCGGAAAGACCCTCTCACCGTCGTCTTCAGAAGCACTATTCGCCCCGGAACGATCGAAGAGCTCATTCTGCCAATCTTCAGGTCTGTGCTCGACTCCAAGATCAATGCCGTCGAGCTCGTCTATAATCCTGAATTCTTGCGTGAAGCTGTCGCCATCAACGACTTCTTCAATCCGCCCAAAATCGTTATTGGCACATTTGACGGCAAGCCATGCGCCAATATGGACAAGATGAACCAGAACCTCAAAGCTCCGGTCTTCTATACGCGTTACCGCGAAGCGGAATTTACGAAATTCGTTGATAATACGTTCCACGCCGTCAAGGTTTCCTTTGCTAATGAGATCGGGCGTGTCTGTCTCCAGCTCGGCATTAGCGCGCAGAAAGTGCATGAAATATTCGTCTCGGATACGAAACTGAATATTTCACCCTATTATCTGCGGCCCGGTGGCCCCTTCGGCGGATCATGCTTGCCGAAGGACGTGCGCGCGCTTCAATATATTTCCAGTGATGCGGGAGCGCATACGCATCTTATTGACTCGCTTTTACGTTCGAATGAGGCTCACAAACATTATCTCTTCGAGTATTGTTTGAAAGGTGTCCCCAAGGATGCGCATATCCTGATGCTGGGCCTGGCGTTCAAATACGATAGCGATGATCTAAGAGAGAGCCCGAAAGTCGATCTCGCTCGGAAGATCCTGGTGAGTGGCTATAGACTGTCGATCTATGATCCTGCTCTCAAGCCGCGTGATCTCATCGGGCAAAATCTCGGCTATGTTTATTCTCAGCTTCCCAATCTCGAGAAGCTGCTCGTCTCGCAGTCGCAGATCGAACAAGACCGTTTCGCGGTTGTGATCGACACTAATGGCAGCGCCAAGACGTTGAAGCTCACCTATGACAAATTTATCGATATCAACGCTTTGGCGTAG
- a CDS encoding AAA family ATPase, whose protein sequence is MKSTSDQLGGARNRLTFSDILQLRKSLHDSSGDLRFFPRRQPERGEGLATAVFSNFKGGSAKTTSSVHFAQYMAREGYRVLLIDLDSQGSATAQFGIDPSTEVGFENSFTAWTTARETGQEIQASSLCQATYWPSIDLVPAGAVLSQAEESLSRRAANGNVEDVFYFDELASFLAAVGDNYDIAVVDTRPDVNMLMTIALHAATGLVVPTRATMTDLASTGEFFSHLANYIADFKEAFGNGLKVKFTKVMVTAYDPTDRSQEALVGLIRERFGDVVLENEFLHSKIMGTAGFGKETLYEYEPSTDRAAYNRVMASVNAVNHAIEREILQSWGRIPGEWFDDMEARA, encoded by the coding sequence ATGAAATCAACCTCCGATCAGCTTGGTGGGGCACGCAATCGCCTTACCTTCAGCGATATTCTCCAGTTGCGAAAATCCCTTCACGATTCATCCGGCGACCTGCGGTTTTTCCCGAGACGTCAACCAGAGCGCGGAGAGGGACTGGCGACCGCTGTTTTCTCCAATTTCAAGGGGGGATCAGCAAAAACCACGAGCAGTGTCCATTTCGCCCAATATATGGCTCGAGAGGGTTATCGCGTCCTGCTCATCGATCTCGATAGTCAGGGTAGCGCCACGGCCCAGTTCGGCATCGATCCTTCCACCGAAGTCGGGTTTGAAAATAGTTTCACGGCTTGGACGACGGCTCGAGAGACCGGGCAGGAAATCCAGGCTTCATCGCTTTGCCAAGCCACTTATTGGCCATCCATTGATCTGGTCCCGGCAGGTGCAGTTCTCTCCCAAGCCGAGGAGTCGCTGTCGAGGAGAGCAGCGAATGGCAATGTCGAAGACGTTTTCTATTTCGATGAATTGGCAAGCTTTCTGGCGGCTGTCGGCGATAATTATGATATTGCGGTCGTGGATACGCGGCCTGACGTCAATATGTTGATGACGATTGCGCTGCACGCCGCCACAGGCCTTGTCGTGCCGACACGCGCAACCATGACCGATCTTGCATCGACGGGGGAGTTTTTCTCCCACCTCGCTAATTATATCGCTGATTTCAAGGAAGCGTTCGGCAACGGCCTCAAGGTCAAGTTCACCAAGGTTATGGTGACGGCCTATGATCCAACTGACCGCAGCCAGGAAGCCTTGGTCGGCCTCATCCGCGAGCGTTTCGGAGATGTTGTCCTGGAGAATGAATTTCTCCATTCCAAAATCATGGGGACGGCGGGGTTCGGTAAGGAAACACTCTACGAATATGAGCCGAGTACGGATCGAGCGGCCTATAACCGGGTCATGGCGAGTGTGAATGCGGTCAATCATGCGATTGAGCGTGAGATCCTTCAGAGTTGGGGAAGAATACCTGGTGAGTGGTTCGATGATATGGAGGCGCGGGCATGA
- a CDS encoding heparinase II/III family protein, whose protein sequence is MVKSKLLKLRRTLVALHYVPLRRILLRGRREMRWRRLLKSPKVASAPALSAAQRTQIITLLTTPAFTKAARKIAELTASSFLYEADTDTLIFIASGDRVRIDDIDDVAWTKKGGIPASDVNRSFFMSFVEQATLVKGDPRTDLEQIDRYVARLVKAAPIAGTFLPIPWHSLTVARRAINLLAALSLLLERDPSLASHMAVTSLIEHIALLEQLIAYLREDDLGYNHLASEVFAQCLIAYAFGTDQRFERLIAEFLDVIDAQISADGMQLERSPTYQAHVLGHVDVLLAGNILPEAFAPRMRDIASRMREALAILTHPDGGIAVFNDAAVGDGPTPAALGAWPRVWSEGVVALPDAGYARLRGGDLVAIFDAGPCGPDDNPGHAHADFLSFELSLGDKRLFVDPGVASYKASPERDRCRSAASHNGPTFLGLEPIEFIGPFRVSRRGRAEFFTEASLPKIGAPVMAAGWQNGFDPFGGRVSRWLGLWPDSILTSVDLWTGRGDLEAVSTFLVPTIWHIQEKDSKRIVFGCEETGERVILRALKGTLAIGHTIKYFPTGPRCPEPAQEVVLHPDGPTSDKRVAALMIAKTDAAMDIGLDASALDRVISTLEATQPKRHG, encoded by the coding sequence ATGGTGAAGAGCAAACTTCTCAAGTTGCGCCGTACTCTCGTGGCTCTCCACTATGTTCCCTTGCGCAGGATTTTATTGCGCGGCCGTCGGGAAATGCGTTGGCGACGCTTGTTGAAATCGCCCAAAGTGGCCTCCGCTCCAGCCCTTTCTGCAGCGCAGCGCACCCAAATCATCACGCTTCTCACGACGCCCGCCTTCACGAAGGCGGCACGGAAGATCGCCGAGCTCACGGCCAGTTCCTTCCTTTACGAAGCTGATACCGATACGCTCATCTTCATTGCGTCAGGCGATCGCGTTCGCATCGACGACATTGATGATGTCGCCTGGACAAAAAAGGGCGGCATTCCGGCCAGCGACGTCAATCGCAGTTTCTTTATGAGCTTCGTCGAGCAAGCGACCTTGGTGAAGGGTGATCCGCGCACCGATCTCGAACAGATCGATCGCTATGTCGCCCGCCTGGTCAAAGCAGCCCCGATCGCCGGCACTTTCCTTCCCATCCCATGGCATTCATTGACCGTTGCTCGACGCGCCATCAATCTCCTGGCGGCCTTGTCCTTGTTGCTGGAGCGCGATCCATCCCTGGCCTCTCATATGGCCGTCACTTCTCTCATCGAGCACATTGCGCTTCTCGAGCAACTCATCGCCTACCTGCGTGAGGATGATCTCGGCTATAATCATCTCGCCAGTGAGGTTTTTGCCCAATGCCTCATCGCCTATGCCTTCGGCACGGATCAGCGGTTCGAACGTCTGATCGCAGAATTCCTGGATGTCATCGACGCTCAAATCAGCGCCGACGGAATGCAGTTGGAGCGCAGTCCCACTTATCAGGCGCATGTGCTCGGTCACGTCGACGTGCTCCTTGCCGGCAATATCCTGCCCGAGGCCTTCGCGCCGCGCATGCGTGACATCGCCTCGCGCATGCGCGAGGCACTGGCCATTTTGACACATCCCGATGGTGGTATTGCGGTGTTTAATGATGCTGCGGTCGGGGATGGTCCCACACCCGCAGCACTCGGGGCCTGGCCGCGCGTTTGGAGCGAAGGCGTCGTGGCTCTTCCCGATGCCGGCTATGCGCGGCTAAGAGGTGGAGATCTCGTAGCGATCTTCGATGCCGGCCCCTGTGGTCCGGATGATAATCCTGGCCATGCCCATGCCGATTTTCTATCCTTCGAGCTCTCCTTGGGCGACAAGCGTCTGTTCGTCGACCCGGGAGTTGCCTCCTACAAGGCGAGTCCAGAACGAGATCGATGCCGGTCGGCTGCATCGCATAATGGTCCAACCTTCTTGGGCCTCGAGCCGATCGAGTTTATCGGCCCATTTCGCGTGAGCCGACGCGGACGCGCCGAATTCTTCACCGAAGCGTCGCTTCCAAAGATCGGGGCACCTGTCATGGCCGCGGGCTGGCAGAACGGGTTTGATCCTTTTGGCGGACGTGTCTCGCGGTGGCTTGGCCTCTGGCCTGACAGCATCCTGACAAGCGTCGATCTGTGGACGGGGCGTGGTGACCTCGAAGCCGTCTCCACCTTTCTCGTACCCACCATCTGGCACATTCAGGAGAAAGATTCAAAACGGATCGTGTTCGGCTGTGAGGAAACCGGGGAACGCGTTATTCTTCGGGCTCTTAAGGGAACGCTGGCGATTGGACACACCATTAAATATTTCCCGACCGGACCTCGTTGTCCCGAGCCCGCCCAGGAAGTCGTTCTGCATCCCGATGGTCCGACCTCCGATAAACGCGTCGCAGCTCTGATGATCGCCAAGACAGATGCGGCCATGGACATTGGCCTAGACGCTTCAGCATTGGATCGGGTCATCTCCACGCTTGAAGCCACTCAGCCGAAACGACACGGATGA